In Beutenbergia cavernae DSM 12333, the DNA window GGCGTCCGCCTGTCGGGTGCGGCCGAGACCGCCCACCGCGCCGGCATCCTCCATCGCGACATCAAGCCGGCGAACGTCCTCACGAACGACTACGGCTGGCCGGCGCTGACCGACTTCGGGATCTCGGTCCTCGCGAGCGGGGCTGACTCCGCGGGGGACGAGGTCGGCATGTCGATCCCGTGGGCCGCCCCCGAGTTCTTCGCCGACGACGCCCCGCGCGGCGTCGCCGCCGACGTCTACGCCCTCGCCGCGACGATCTACACGATCCTCGCGGGCCGGTCGCCGTTCGAACGGGTCGGCGGATCGAACACGGCGCTCGACCTCATCACGCGGATCGAGCGGGAGCCGGTGCCGCCGATCGGCCGCCAGGACGTGCCGGCGAGCCTCGAGCGCGTGCTGGAGCGCGGGCTGGCCAAGCATCCGTCGCAGCGGTACGCCACGGCGCTCGACTTCGCGCGCGCCCTCCAGCAGGTCGAGCAGGAGCTGCGCCTGGCCCCGACGCCGATCGACGTGCCGGACACGTCGTGGATCGCCGACGCCGTCGCCGCGAGCGAGGAGAACGCGACGCGCGTGCGGGCCGTCACCACCGTGGACCCCGTGCCGCGGGTGGACCCGCTGGAGCACACGGTGCTCGGCGGCTCGGTCGCGACCCGCCAGCAGGGGGCGGCGACGCCGGACCCGTTCCTCGCCGGGTACACCGTGCCGCCTCCGACCGAGCCCACCGCACCGCCGGGGCACGACCCGGCGGCTCCCTCCGGCGCCGGCCGGCGCACGCGCTGGTGGGTGTGGGCGACGGCGACGGTCACGGTGCTCGCGGCGCTCGTCGTCGTCGTGCTCGTCAACCGCGGCGCCGAGACTCCCGTCGAGCCGCCGACCTCGACGGCGCCGGACGACCCGACGGCGCCCCCGCCGGTCGTCGCGGTGCCCGAGCCCGAGGACCTGGCCGGCGTGCGCGACGGCGAGGACGTGACGTTCACATGGACGTTGCCCGACGACGTCGACCCCGCCGACTACTCGTTCAGCTGGACCGAGGTGGGCGGCGACGGGCGGGCTCAACCGGTCGACGCCTCCCCGCTGACGCTGACGGACCGGACCGGTACGGTGTGCGTCGAGGTGCGGACGCGGGCGGACGCCGGAGGACGGCTCTCCGGCCCGGTGAGCGCCTGCGTTGGCTGAGGCAGGATCGGGGCGAGTGATGTCGATGCAGCTGGAGTTCTGCGGCGAGTGGTTCACGCTCGACGAGGCGGAGCCGTTCACGATCGGTCGTGAGGGCGACCTCGAGATCGACGACAACCCGTACCTCCACCGCCGGTTCCTGCGCCTCGTGCACCGGGACGGCCTGTGGTGGCTCGAGAACGTGGGCAGCCGGATCTCGGCCACGGTGGCCGACCCCGGCGGCAACGTGCAGGCGTGGGTGGCTCCGGGCGCCCGGCTGCCGCTGGTCTTCGCGCGCACGACCGTCCTGTTCACGGCCGGCCCGACGACGTACGAGCTCACGATCGCCGGCGAGGAGCCGGCCTACGACAGCACGGCGTCCGACGAGATCGAGGTCGGCGAGACCACGATCGGGCCGGTCGCGCTGACGCCGACGCAGCGGGCGCTCGTGGTCTCGCTGGCCGAACCGGTGCTGCGCGGGCGGGGGAGCACGGCATCGATCCCGACGTCGGCGCAGGCCGCCGCGCGGCTCGGCTGGAACCTCACCCGTTTCAACCGCAAGCTCGACAACGTCTGCGAGAAGCTCAGCCGGACCGGCGTCCGCGGCCTGCGCGGAGGTCCCCGCCGACTCGCGGTGAACCGGCGCGCCCGGCTGGTCGAGCACGCCGTCGCCTCACGGCTCGTGACCGCCGACGACCTGCCGATCCTCGACGAGGAGGCCGAGCGCGCCGGCGTGTGAGACCTCCCGCCGACCTTCACCGGAGGTTCACTCCGGGTCCACTCATGGGCTGACCGGCCGGTCCGCCACCAGGTAGCCTGAGTCGGCTGTGCACGGCACTGCGCCATGCGCGCCTGCCCGATGACGACCCGGAGGGGGAACGAGCGAGTGAGGTTGGGCGAACGCCTGCGCCGGCACCGGTCCCGCATCGCGAGCGCGACGGTGATCTCGCTGGCCCTCGGCACCGTCGTCGCGCTCAGCCTCGACTACGACGGCGTCGCCACGGCCGACGTCGACCTCAACGACGGCGGGGTGTGGGTCAACAGTCAGAGCGACACCCGGATCGGCCGGCTGAACCGACCGATCGAGGAGGTCGACGCGCAGCTGGACGCAGCCAGCACGCAGTTCGACCTGCTGCAGCAGGCGTCCAACGTGCTCGTCGTCGACTCCGCCGCTCGCCAGGTGCAGCGCATCGACCCGGCCGCCGTGGCGCTCGCCGGTGGGGCGTCCATCCCGGCCCGCGCGCAGGTCGCGCTCGGGGGCGACGTCGTCGCCGTGCTCGACATCGACACCGGTGACGTGCGCACCGCCGACATCGCGTCCCTCGCGACGCTCGAGGACGAGGAGATCCCGCCGCTCGTCAACCTCGGCGCCGACGGCGTGATCGCCGTCGACGACGCCGGCACCACGTACGCCTTCTCGCCCACGGAACGCACGCTGACCGCCATCAGCCCGGAGGACGCCGCGGCGCTGCAGGCCGCCGGCGGCGCAGAGCCGACGGAGGGCGAGAGCGAGGACGCGAGCGCGGCGCCCGGCGTCGAGCTGCCCACGTGGGACCTGTCGTCGCGGCTCGAGGGCGAGCTCGCGGAGGCCGACCTCCAGCTCACGACCGTCGGCACCGACCCGGTGCTCCTCGTCTCGCGCGAGGAGCGCGTCGAGGACGCCGACAGCGGGGCCGTGTCGACCCGGACCCGGGTCCAGCTCGTGCAGCCCGAGCGCGCGACCGTCGAGCTCACCGACGTGGAGCAGCTCGCCGAGAACGACCTCTCGACGGTGCGGCTCCAGGCGTCCGGGCCGGCCGCCTCGACCGTCTCGTTGTCGACGCCGGACGCCCTGGTGCGCGTCCCGCTCGCCGGCGGCACACCGGTGGTCGCCGAGGTCGGCAGCCCCGGGGCTCCGGCTCAGCCCGTCGTCGTGGCGGGCTGCACCCACGGCGCGTGGTCCGGAGGCGAACCGACCTACCTGCGGCTGTGCCGCGACGAGCCGGTCTCGCTCCCGGTTCCCGAGGTCCCGGCGAACGCCGAGCTGGCGTTCCGCGTCAACCGGGAGGTCGTGGTCCTCAACGACCTCGTCTCCGGCAACATCTGGATGATCCAGGACACGCTCAAGCTCATCGAGGACTGGGCCGACACGACTCCGCCGCCGAACCCGTCCGAGGAGGAGGAGGAGTCCCAGCAGCAGATCCGCGACGAGGTGCCGCTCGACCGCGACGCCGAGAACCGGCCCCCGACGGCCACGGACGACGAGTTCGGCCTGCGGCCCGGGCGGACGACGATCCTGCCGG includes these proteins:
- a CDS encoding serine/threonine-protein kinase, with the translated sequence MSPRRAPSPPPSIPGYRLEKLLGSGGFSDVFLYEQAMPRRRVAVKVLLAHADGPDERAQFAAEANLMAQLSTHPAIATIYHADTAEDGRPYLVMEYCSRPNLSVRYRQERIGVAEALRIGVRLSGAAETAHRAGILHRDIKPANVLTNDYGWPALTDFGISVLASGADSAGDEVGMSIPWAAPEFFADDAPRGVAADVYALAATIYTILAGRSPFERVGGSNTALDLITRIEREPVPPIGRQDVPASLERVLERGLAKHPSQRYATALDFARALQQVEQELRLAPTPIDVPDTSWIADAVAASEENATRVRAVTTVDPVPRVDPLEHTVLGGSVATRQQGAATPDPFLAGYTVPPPTEPTAPPGHDPAAPSGAGRRTRWWVWATATVTVLAALVVVVLVNRGAETPVEPPTSTAPDDPTAPPPVVAVPEPEDLAGVRDGEDVTFTWTLPDDVDPADYSFSWTEVGGDGRAQPVDASPLTLTDRTGTVCVEVRTRADAGGRLSGPVSACVG